One genomic window of Roseateles sp. DAIF2 includes the following:
- a CDS encoding ABC transporter permease, translating into MPDHLPRRPPRAPHQALLGWLLGWWQLIELGARLAALALSPSSYRRAQRPLLRQACYRATVPLLLPFGLISAIAAQIIIRIVLATAASYGLSRYALDVLIRTLVLELIPLSAVLFTAVRATMPAGARLRGLRQQGLFKAQFARGLDPLRDQVLPQALAGMFAAVTLTALSGLLALLLTYLSVYGFGSWGLPGFTRSVGQIFTPVIVLIFGLKTLLLSLAVAIIPMLPTPRELQDAPLGSGDIGRLARLLAVVLAVELLSLVGNYY; encoded by the coding sequence ATGCCCGACCATTTACCCCGCCGCCCGCCACGCGCCCCGCACCAGGCCCTGCTCGGCTGGCTGCTGGGCTGGTGGCAGCTGATCGAGCTGGGCGCGCGGCTGGCGGCGCTGGCGCTCTCGCCCTCCAGCTACCGGCGCGCGCAGCGGCCGCTGCTGCGGCAGGCCTGCTACCGCGCCACCGTGCCGCTGCTGCTGCCCTTCGGGCTGATCTCGGCGATCGCCGCGCAGATCATCATCCGCATCGTGCTGGCGACGGCCGCCAGCTACGGCCTATCGCGCTATGCGCTGGACGTGCTGATCCGCACCCTGGTGCTGGAGCTGATCCCGCTGTCGGCCGTGCTGTTCACCGCGGTGCGCGCGACCATGCCGGCCGGCGCGCGGCTGCGCGGCCTGCGCCAGCAGGGCCTGTTCAAGGCCCAGTTCGCGCGCGGGCTGGACCCGCTGCGCGACCAGGTGCTGCCGCAGGCCCTGGCCGGCATGTTCGCGGCCGTCACGCTGACCGCGCTGTCCGGCCTGCTGGCCCTGCTGCTGACTTACCTGTCGGTCTACGGCTTCGGCAGCTGGGGCCTACCGGGCTTCACGCGCAGCGTGGGCCAGATCTTCACGCCGGTGATCGTGCTGATCTTCGGGCTCAAGACCCTGCTGCTGAGCCTGGCGGTGGCCATCATCCCGATGCTGCCGACGCCGCGCGAGCTGCAGGACGCGCCGCTGGGCAGCGGCGACATCGGCCGGCTGGCGCGGCTGCTGGCGGTGGTGCTGGCGGTCGAGCTGCTGTCCCTGGTCGGCAACTACTATTGA
- a CDS encoding MlaD family protein gives MSDQPIPQDLTPEPPPPSDAAPVAHLDLKARLLLLVVALLLAGAAAYVMYARGAFERTQRLVLIADHAEGTAVGMDLSFAGFPIGRVSRIELGDDGKARIVVAVAQKDARWLRVSSVFTMESSLVGAPRLRAYSGILTDPPLPDGAERPVLIGDATAEIPRLVADVRSLLANLTALSADDAALAGTLRNLQATTEKLNGPGGALGAVLGEDGGRRLIATLERTNQLLARLDGLAQKADTQVFGERGLLRDTQGSVQQLNGLLGEARQSLKKVDALLVEAQAIAGNAREASTDLGQLRAEVEASLRKVEQMLTEVNRRWPFNKRETEIKLP, from the coding sequence ATGAGCGACCAGCCCATTCCGCAAGACCTGACCCCTGAGCCGCCGCCGCCATCGGATGCCGCGCCGGTCGCGCACCTGGACCTGAAGGCGCGGCTGCTGCTGCTCGTGGTGGCGCTGCTGCTGGCCGGCGCGGCGGCCTATGTGATGTACGCGCGCGGCGCCTTCGAGCGCACGCAGCGCCTGGTGCTGATCGCCGACCATGCCGAGGGCACCGCGGTCGGCATGGATTTGAGCTTCGCCGGCTTTCCGATCGGGCGCGTCAGCCGCATCGAGCTGGGCGACGACGGCAAGGCGCGCATCGTCGTCGCCGTGGCGCAGAAGGACGCGCGCTGGCTGCGCGTCAGCAGCGTGTTCACGATGGAGAGCAGCCTGGTCGGCGCGCCGCGCCTGCGCGCCTACAGCGGCATCCTGACCGACCCGCCGCTGCCCGACGGCGCCGAACGCCCGGTGCTGATCGGCGACGCCACCGCCGAGATCCCGCGCCTGGTGGCCGATGTGCGCAGCCTCTTGGCCAACCTGACCGCGCTGAGCGCCGACGACGCCGCGCTGGCCGGCACCTTGCGCAATCTGCAGGCCACCACCGAGAAGCTGAACGGCCCCGGCGGCGCGCTCGGCGCGGTGCTGGGCGAGGACGGCGGGCGCCGGCTGATCGCGACGCTGGAGCGCACCAACCAGCTGCTGGCGCGGCTGGACGGCCTGGCGCAGAAGGCCGACACGCAGGTCTTCGGGGAGCGCGGCCTGCTGCGCGACACGCAGGGCAGCGTGCAGCAGCTCAACGGCCTGCTGGGCGAAGCGCGCCAGAGCCTCAAGAAGGTCGACGCGCTGCTGGTCGAGGCCCAGGCCATCGCCGGCAATGCGCGCGAGGCGAGCACCGATCTGGGCCAGCTGCGCGCCGAGGTCGAGGCCAGCCTGCGCAAGGTCGAGCAGATGCTGACCGAGGTGAACCGGCGCTGGCCGTTCAATAAGCGCGAGACGGAGATCAAGTTGCCATGA
- a CDS encoding DUF4238 domain-containing protein translates to MAIAKVQHYVPQFLLRNFGNGKKDQVWVYDKSSARAFPSNTKNVASESRFYDFEYQGQTISLEPWLSQLEGNAQSVIRSILEADSLATLTNEQRQILAAFLAVQLTRTKTFREQWDALPRLLREHLQRNGDQVAAGSQAEELIRDIPPNDLKEQAARVIYKAPETYASQFLNKDWVLAATTRKAPFLLSDNPLTRQNMVDRPGRGNLGLALPGIEIYFPLSPTRALAMWCPTLTETVHRGALTLMSRNGSTATVHDPNGIIRMSDALLNGDPVLYSPENVENFNSLQIIWSERYIFSSANDFQLAQTMLSKHPSLKKGPRPATA, encoded by the coding sequence GTGGCCATAGCGAAAGTCCAACACTACGTACCGCAGTTCCTACTCAGGAACTTTGGCAACGGCAAGAAGGATCAAGTGTGGGTTTACGACAAGTCGTCTGCGCGGGCGTTTCCGTCAAATACGAAGAACGTTGCTAGCGAGAGCCGCTTCTACGATTTCGAGTATCAAGGTCAAACTATTTCACTCGAGCCATGGCTTAGTCAGCTAGAAGGCAACGCGCAATCGGTGATCCGGTCCATTCTTGAGGCGGACTCGCTGGCCACGCTGACTAATGAGCAGAGGCAAATCCTGGCGGCATTCTTGGCAGTCCAACTGACCAGAACTAAGACGTTCCGCGAACAATGGGATGCCCTCCCAAGGCTGCTACGCGAGCACTTACAGCGCAACGGTGATCAAGTTGCAGCGGGTTCCCAGGCAGAAGAGTTGATACGGGACATTCCGCCAAACGATCTCAAGGAGCAGGCCGCGAGAGTCATCTACAAGGCCCCAGAGACTTACGCTTCGCAGTTCCTCAACAAGGACTGGGTACTTGCAGCTACGACGCGCAAGGCTCCGTTCTTGCTTAGCGATAACCCGCTGACACGCCAGAACATGGTCGATCGACCCGGCAGAGGGAATCTCGGGTTGGCGCTCCCAGGTATCGAGATCTACTTCCCCCTGTCACCTACTCGTGCTTTGGCGATGTGGTGCCCTACCCTTACAGAGACAGTTCATCGTGGAGCTCTGACTCTTATGAGTCGCAACGGCTCCACAGCGACGGTGCACGATCCCAACGGCATCATCAGAATGAGCGACGCGTTGCTCAATGGCGATCCCGTCCTGTACTCGCCGGAAAACGTCGAGAACTTCAACTCGCTCCAGATCATCTGGAGTGAGCGATACATTTTCTCAAGCGCCAATGACTTTCAGCTCGCGCAAACCATGCTTAGCAAGCATCCAAGCCTCAAAAAGGGGCCGAGACCAGCTACGGCGTAG
- a CDS encoding NUDIX domain-containing protein, which produces MSYFALVDDGHILLVDHRNARLWLPSGGHVELGESPRRTVVRELQEELGLIIDEAQVGPPRFLTCTTTVGLTAGHQDVSLWYLLRGDRHAPLSRFDAGEFESVRWFAFDEVPLTRSDPHMGRFLGKLRASID; this is translated from the coding sequence GTGTCCTACTTCGCGCTCGTTGACGACGGGCACATCCTGCTGGTCGACCATCGCAACGCCCGCCTGTGGCTGCCCAGCGGCGGCCATGTCGAGCTGGGCGAGTCGCCGCGCCGCACGGTGGTGCGCGAGCTGCAGGAGGAGCTGGGTCTGATCATCGACGAGGCTCAAGTTGGCCCGCCGCGCTTTCTCACCTGCACCACCACGGTCGGCCTGACCGCCGGGCATCAGGATGTGTCGCTGTGGTACCTGCTGCGAGGCGACCGCCATGCGCCGCTATCGCGCTTCGATGCGGGTGAGTTCGAGTCGGTGCGGTGGTTTGCGTTCGATGAGGTGCCGCTGACGCGGAGTGATCCGCATATGGGGCGGTTTTTGGGGAAGCTAAGGGCGAGCATCGACTGA
- a CDS encoding M20/M25/M40 family metallo-hydrolase, with the protein MSRRATNTTTVRLNRLAGMLLLALAGASAQAFEPAELKAAEALREAGLRSGLAYELVDSLVTEVGARPAGSLNDQRAVDWALARLKGLGFANVRAEPVPLRAWKRGEAHAHVTAPFAHPLVMTALGNSVSTPKEGLHAEIAYYPDLDALKADTSERANGRIVFIDQKTERTRDARGYGRAVAARAQAPAEAAKRGAVAVAIRSIGTDRDRLAHTGATRYPEGITRIPALAVSVPDADLIARLTRYEQPTKMHLVLRSEAGIAATSHNVIAEIPGRELPDEVVLIGAHLDSWDLGPGALDDGAGVGIVTAAAKLMLEQGLKPRRTVRIVLFANEENGFDGALAYAEKYKSQVHQLVGESDLGAGLVYRLQSRVRPEALPVVERIAAALAPLGIARGSATEASPGPDAALLMRRLNWPALELSQDGSDYFDWHHTPNDTLDKIDPAKLRQNVAAWAVMAWLAAQSPLAFGPMPAPEAPPATAKP; encoded by the coding sequence ATGAGTAGGCGTGCGACAAACACCACCACCGTGCGGCTGAACCGACTGGCCGGCATGCTGCTGCTGGCCCTGGCCGGCGCGTCGGCCCAGGCCTTCGAGCCCGCCGAGCTGAAGGCGGCCGAGGCGCTGCGCGAGGCCGGGCTCAGGAGCGGCCTGGCCTATGAGCTGGTCGACAGCCTGGTGACCGAAGTCGGCGCGCGCCCGGCCGGCTCGCTGAACGACCAGCGCGCGGTCGACTGGGCGCTGGCGCGGCTCAAGGGCCTGGGCTTTGCGAACGTGCGCGCCGAGCCGGTGCCGCTGCGCGCCTGGAAGCGCGGCGAGGCTCATGCCCATGTCACCGCGCCCTTTGCTCATCCGCTGGTGATGACCGCCCTGGGCAACAGCGTGTCCACGCCCAAGGAGGGCCTGCATGCCGAGATCGCCTACTACCCCGACCTGGACGCGCTGAAAGCCGACACCAGCGAGCGCGCGAATGGCCGCATCGTCTTCATCGACCAGAAGACCGAGCGCACCCGCGACGCCCGCGGCTATGGCCGCGCGGTGGCGGCGCGCGCCCAGGCGCCGGCCGAGGCCGCCAAGCGCGGCGCGGTGGCGGTGGCGATCCGCTCGATCGGCACCGACCGCGACCGCCTGGCCCATACCGGCGCGACCCGCTATCCCGAGGGCATCACCAGGATCCCGGCGCTGGCCGTCTCGGTGCCCGACGCCGACCTGATCGCGCGCCTGACCCGCTACGAGCAGCCGACCAAGATGCACCTGGTGCTGCGCAGCGAGGCCGGCATCGCCGCCACCTCGCACAACGTGATCGCCGAGATCCCGGGCCGCGAGCTGCCCGACGAGGTGGTGCTGATCGGCGCCCACCTGGACAGCTGGGACCTGGGCCCCGGCGCGCTGGACGACGGCGCCGGCGTCGGCATCGTCACCGCCGCGGCGAAGCTGATGCTGGAGCAAGGGCTGAAGCCGCGCCGCACCGTGCGCATCGTGCTGTTCGCCAACGAGGAGAACGGCTTCGACGGCGCGCTGGCCTATGCCGAGAAGTACAAGAGCCAGGTGCACCAGCTGGTCGGCGAAAGCGACCTGGGGGCAGGTCTTGTCTACCGGCTGCAGAGCCGCGTGCGGCCCGAGGCGCTGCCGGTCGTCGAGCGCATCGCCGCGGCGCTGGCGCCGCTGGGCATCGCGCGCGGCAGCGCCACCGAGGCCTCGCCCGGCCCCGATGCGGCCCTCCTGATGCGGCGCCTGAACTGGCCGGCGCTGGAGCTGAGCCAGGACGGCAGCGACTATTTCGACTGGCACCACACGCCCAACGACACCCTGGACAAGATCGACCCGGCCAAGCTGCGCCAGAACGTCGCGGCCTGGGCCGTGATGGCCTGGCTGGCCGCGCAGAGCCCGCTGGCCTTCGGCCCGATGCCGGCGCCGGAGGCGCCGCCGGCGACGGCCAAGCCCTGA
- a CDS encoding 2TM domain-containing protein: protein MTTTTMTHEQPHDDPGAMKTLQRQARRRVDMKLGWLTHALVFVLVNTGLFLLNGLVTGGRAWHLFPLWGWGLGLAIHGLVVLLALGSGGGLRQRMLAAELGRLKQQQQRRSPAS, encoded by the coding sequence ATGACGACGACGACCATGACGCATGAGCAGCCCCACGACGACCCGGGCGCCATGAAGACGCTGCAGCGCCAAGCGCGCCGCCGCGTCGACATGAAGCTCGGCTGGCTGACCCATGCGTTGGTGTTCGTGCTGGTCAACACCGGCCTGTTCCTGCTCAACGGCCTGGTGACCGGCGGGCGCGCCTGGCACCTGTTCCCGCTCTGGGGCTGGGGCCTGGGGCTAGCGATTCACGGCCTGGTGGTGCTGCTGGCCTTGGGCAGCGGCGGTGGCCTGCGCCAGCGCATGCTGGCCGCCGAGCTGGGCCGGCTCAAGCAGCAGCAGCAGCGCCGGTCCCCAGCCAGCTGA
- a CDS encoding YkvA family protein produces the protein MGKRRGLLRAWALALKGEVLAVYFAARDREAPWGLRLLALAVAAYALSPIDLIPDFIPLLGYLDDLIIVPLGLWLVVRLMPPPVLARARLKAQQLLQRPRSWAAAAVFVLLWLVAGGLLTWGLISWLGTGAAAAA, from the coding sequence ATGGGCAAACGTCGTGGACTGCTGAGGGCCTGGGCCCTGGCGCTGAAGGGTGAGGTGCTGGCCGTGTACTTCGCGGCGCGGGACCGCGAGGCGCCCTGGGGCCTGCGCCTGCTGGCGCTGGCGGTCGCGGCCTATGCGCTGAGCCCGATCGACCTGATCCCGGACTTCATCCCGCTGCTGGGCTATCTGGACGACCTGATCATCGTGCCGCTGGGTCTGTGGCTGGTCGTGCGCCTGATGCCGCCGCCGGTGCTGGCGCGCGCCCGGCTGAAGGCCCAGCAGCTGCTGCAGCGCCCGCGCAGCTGGGCCGCGGCGGCGGTGTTCGTGCTGCTGTGGCTGGTCGCGGGCGGCCTGCTGACCTGGGGCCTGATCAGCTGGCTGGGGACCGGCGCTGCTGCTGCTGCTTGA
- a CDS encoding AMP-binding protein, which translates to MAASTPSGTLPADSLALQRFYHWEREAPTRLTFTQPMGGGVVKELRWSEVADQVRRMAAHLQAMGRERGWEPGAKVAILSKNCAWWLMSDLAIWLAGYVSVPLYPTLASETITQILNHSESRALFVGKLDGWEGMKPGVPAGMPCISYPLSPEDAKRAYEGWDAICARSAPLQGEPLRGADELCTLIYTSGTTGNPKGVMHSFGAFAWAIQTGLERFHLTGEDRMLSYLPLAHVVERMLVEHGWLRTGMHIFFAESLDTFTSDLQRARPTVFFSVPRLWVKFQQGIFAKMPPAKLNRLLGLPLIGGLVRRKIQKALGLDQCRFAAGGAAPMPPALLEWYAKLGIPINEGYGMTENLAVSHITLPGKNQRGTVGPAYPGVETRIDPTSGELQMRSPAVMLGYYKEPGLSREAFTEDGWLRTGDKAQIDPQGCLRITGRVKDLFKTSKGKYVAPAPIEDRLVMHPAVEACMVTGANLGQPLGIVMLSPDAAQRSGSEADRQQLMAQLNQHLDDVNARLDPHEQLDCLVVMKSPWTVDNGFITPTFKVKRNRVEEVYGSHYEEWVERRKKIVFGD; encoded by the coding sequence ATGGCCGCAAGCACCCCCTCCGGCACCCTGCCCGCGGACAGCCTGGCGCTACAGCGCTTCTACCATTGGGAACGCGAGGCGCCGACGCGCCTGACCTTCACCCAGCCGATGGGTGGCGGCGTGGTCAAGGAGCTGCGCTGGAGCGAGGTGGCCGACCAGGTGCGCCGCATGGCCGCGCATCTGCAGGCCATGGGCCGCGAGCGCGGCTGGGAGCCCGGCGCCAAGGTGGCGATCCTGTCGAAGAACTGCGCCTGGTGGCTGATGAGCGACCTGGCGATCTGGCTGGCCGGCTATGTCTCGGTGCCGCTGTATCCGACCCTGGCCAGCGAGACCATCACCCAGATCCTGAACCACAGCGAATCGCGCGCGCTGTTCGTCGGCAAGCTGGACGGCTGGGAGGGCATGAAGCCCGGCGTGCCGGCCGGCATGCCCTGCATCAGCTACCCGCTCTCGCCGGAGGACGCCAAGCGGGCCTACGAGGGCTGGGACGCGATCTGCGCGCGCAGCGCGCCGCTGCAGGGCGAGCCGCTGCGCGGCGCCGACGAGCTGTGCACCCTGATCTACACCTCCGGCACCACCGGCAACCCGAAGGGCGTGATGCACAGCTTCGGCGCCTTCGCCTGGGCCATCCAGACCGGGCTGGAGCGCTTCCATCTGACCGGCGAGGACCGCATGCTGTCCTACCTGCCGCTGGCCCATGTGGTGGAGCGCATGTTGGTCGAGCATGGCTGGCTGCGCACCGGCATGCACATCTTCTTCGCCGAGAGCCTGGACACCTTCACCAGCGACCTGCAGCGCGCCCGGCCGACCGTGTTCTTCTCGGTGCCGCGGCTGTGGGTCAAGTTCCAGCAGGGCATCTTCGCGAAGATGCCGCCGGCCAAGCTGAACCGGCTGCTGGGTCTGCCGCTGATCGGCGGCCTGGTGCGGCGCAAGATCCAGAAGGCCCTGGGCCTGGACCAATGCCGCTTCGCCGCCGGCGGCGCCGCGCCGATGCCGCCGGCCCTGCTGGAGTGGTACGCCAAGCTGGGCATCCCGATCAACGAGGGCTACGGCATGACCGAGAACCTGGCGGTCTCGCACATCACCCTGCCGGGCAAGAACCAGCGCGGCACCGTCGGCCCGGCCTATCCGGGCGTCGAGACCCGCATCGACCCGACCAGCGGCGAGCTGCAGATGCGCAGCCCGGCGGTGATGCTGGGTTACTACAAGGAGCCGGGCCTGAGCCGGGAGGCCTTCACCGAGGACGGCTGGCTGCGCACCGGCGACAAGGCGCAGATCGACCCCCAGGGCTGCCTGCGCATCACCGGCCGCGTCAAGGATCTGTTCAAGACCAGCAAGGGCAAGTATGTCGCGCCGGCGCCGATCGAGGACCGGCTGGTGATGCACCCGGCGGTCGAGGCCTGCATGGTCACCGGCGCCAACCTGGGCCAGCCGCTGGGCATCGTGATGCTCTCGCCCGACGCGGCCCAGCGCAGCGGCAGCGAGGCGGACCGCCAGCAGCTGATGGCCCAGCTGAACCAGCATCTGGACGATGTCAACGCGCGCCTGGACCCGCATGAGCAGCTGGACTGCCTGGTCGTGATGAAGTCACCGTGGACGGTTGACAATGGCTTCATCACCCCCACCTTCAAGGTCAAGCGCAACCGCGTCGAGGAGGTCTACGGATCTCACTACGAGGAGTGGGTGGAGCGCCGCAAGAAAATTGTTTTCGGAGATTGA